A region of the Thiomicrorhabdus sp. genome:
GCATCCCCTTTCACCCCCAAACTTTCTACTAAGGCTACTTCACCCGCCGTTGCCAAATCAAATTGACTACCTAATTTTTTTAGGCGTTTGATGACGGCAGGGTGAGAAAGCGATTTAAGTGCATAGAACAACTTAACCACTGGTAAAGCCGCTTGCAAAGCATTGTATTGGTATTCAATTTCTTGCAAATCCAATACCAAAAACGGTGTTTCATGCTGAGCGACTAACTCTTTTAAAGAAGCACGGTCAAACAGCTCTAATTCATCAGGGTGAGTTTGCTCAGCAAAATGTTGTTCTAATTGTTCTAAATCTTCCCCAATCAATTGTTCAACTGGGTTTTCATCAAAAGGAGATGGTGCCATTACTGTATTGCGTCCAAAACATATTGCGGTAACGCAAAGCTTCCTTTATGTACCGCAGGGGTATAAAAACGTGTTGAAAGATTAGCGGCTTTATAACGAGCTTCAATGGTCTCCAACGACACATTTTTTAGGGCTAAGTTGTCGGTTGCCCAGGCAAATGTCATGATCCCACCAACATAGGTTGGCACCGCACCGCTGTAGAAGCTAGCTTCTGTAAACAGTGGCGATAAACGCTTGTGTGTGGTGGTGACTTCTTCGGTCTGCATAAAACTCACACCGTTTTGGGCCACAAACACGCCACCCTCGTTTAGACAATTTTTAATCCCTTGGTAAAAACGTGAAGTAAATAACACTTCACCAGGCCCCATAGGATCGGTTGAATCAGAAATAATCACATCAAACTTTTCTGTGCATTCATTGACAAAATCCACACCATCGGCAATCACAATATTCGCTTTTGGATTATCGTACGCACCGGCTGAATGATTGGGTAAATACTGAATACACATATCAATCACTTGCTGATCAATCTCTACTTGAGTGACTGATTCAACATTTTGGTGTTTCAAAACTTCACGTAAAATACCGCCGTCTCCACCACCAATAATCAACACTTTCTTAGCTTCACCATGTGCCAACATTGGTACGTGAACCATCATTTCGTGATAGATAAACTCGTCTTTTTCAGTGGTCTGAATCACGCCATCTAAAGCCATTACCGTACCCCATTGACCGTTGTTAAAAATAACAAGGTGTTGGTGCCCGGTATCCACTTCAAATAACACTTCATCCATAACGAACTGCTGTCCCCAAGTTGGGTATAAAGTTTCTAAATAATTCTTTTTCATGCGATAGCCAATGTTTCTTCAACCACTTCACCACGAAGAATTGTCTCAACTTTTACTTCTGTTGGGGTAAAAGCCGCTTTTAAGACATCAATCGCTTTTTCTGGCTCTGAATCACCACACATAAAGACATCAAATGCCGCATAGTTACGCTCAGGCCAAGAGTGCACACTGATGTGAGATTCAGCTAAAACCGCAACACCTGAAATACCACCATTAGGGGTAAAGTGATGAAGGTGAATGTGCAGTAAAGTGGCTTTGGCTTTTTCAACGGCTTCTCTTAACGCAGCTTCCATAACCTTAAGGTTATCAAGTTCAGTTGCACCCCATAAATCAATAATTAGGTGTGTACCTGCATAAGTTTTGCCATTACGACAAATAAAATGGTCTTGTGTTTGATCTTCAACAGCTTGATCGTGAGTCGGCCAAGAATCATCAATGACAGTGGTTTTTTCAATTACTTCAAAGTGGTCGTTACCCGTGACCAGGACGTTTTCTGAATTTGGCATTTTAGAGTACCTTATAAAACACCCGAACAAGGAGGTTACGGATGAATGATTAATAATAGAAGTTTTAGCACGAAATCATAAAAGCACTAAAGCCTCTTAATAGTTCACAAACAAAGGCTAGTTTGCGAACCCCAACCACGTAGCTTTATCTACGTGAGGTGTTAACCATTTTTCTTTCTGTTGCCTTCGACCAGCTTAAAAATCAAACACGAAGGTTTCTGTGTGAAAAAGGAATTGCGTATTATTCGCTTTTTTTAAAAAAAAGCAAGCAATTTTTTACAACAAGATAATGCATTGTAAAAACAGTGCATCTTATTGATATACAAGTAAATATCCTACTTATAAAAACTTACCATTTTCTGTATATTTTGATTGCCCAAAACAGAAAACAGGAGCATAATTCTGCTCCCCTATTTTGAGTGATACTAACTTGACCTTTTCACCTGAAAATATTAATCAGCTTTTAGACAGCCTTGTAGAACAGGGTTGGTACGAATGGCCTAATGCTATATCCGATTCTATTTGTGATTCACTTCTTGCTGAAATTGAAACCTACGATGAGTTAGGTGCTTTACAACGAGCAGGAATTGGACGTGGTGAACAGCATCAATTAAACAGTAGTGTTCGACGAGATGAAATCAAATGGTTAGATGGGCGTTCAGAATCGCAACTACAATATTTTGCAGCAATGAAATCCCTGCAAACAGAGATGAATCGTGCGTTGTTTTTAGGCTTGTTTGAATACGAGTGCCATTATGCACTCTATCCAGAGGGTGGGTTTTATAAAACCCATCGTGATAGCTTTAAAGGCCAAGCCAATAGAATGGTAACCACTGTTCTCTATTTAAACCCAGACTGGCAAGATGATTGGGGCGGAGAACTGGTTTTATATGATGATTCAGAAACTCAGCAAATTGCGATAATCAAACCTCAAATGGGAAAACTGGTGGTCTTTATGAGTGAGCAGATACCACATGAAGTGTTACCCACTAAGCAACCTAGAGCCAGTATTGCTGGATGGTTCCGTTTAAACACGTCAACAGCGGTAGCAATTGACCCGCCACTATAATCGTGACGGGTTTAAGAGCTTTTTATTAGAGATCTTTGCACGTGCATTGGTCTCTATTAGTTAAGGGGCGTTAGTGATTCACCACTCCAAATATACCTAATAAACTCATAACCACCTCAGCCACAATCAGCCAAATAATAATCCACTCTAAAAAAGAGCTGTGTTTGTGATTGTATAGATCCATCATCATGCCAATATCTTCTTTGAGTGTATTGAGTTTGTAACTAACCACTTCAAATCGATCATTTAAATCCAATGCTTCCGCTAAACGATTATATAAATGCTCATAATTTTCGTTATCCCAAAGCACGTTAGGTTTATCTAATAGCCGTAAATCTAAAACCATATCGTGACGAAGCAAACTAATCTCTTCGGCATAATCTGCAAATTTATGGCGTTTCATCCAACCTAATCGGCCCGAATCATTCACCATATCTCGGCCTTTACTGAAATAATGATTCACCTTCACTTCAAATCGCTCAAGCCCTACGCTTTGAGACACTACCAGTGCCACAACCATTAAAGGCCATAAACTGAATTCAGATAATGTAATCAAATCATTTGAGACCGATGACCCCTGATTAACCTCTGAGTTTTCCATAATCAAGTAATCTTGGTGGAACACATTCTCTTTAAAATGTTCAGCATTTTTAATACCTAATAATGAGAGTGTCTCTACAATTTGTTGTTGTGGCCAATTTACAAATGTTAATACCGAAAACTCAGTAAAAAACAGGTAACGATTATTTTCTAATTCGGCGTAATAACAGGCTTCAATACCTTTATGAAGCTGAATTTGTAGCGTTTCTGCAATTTGCATACGCGACAAAACAACAGGCATATTAATAGAGATTAAGGTAACGGACTGGGTAGACATAAGCTTCCTAAATTCAACAATATATTGAACAAAAACTGTCTATGGGAAAGATTCTTGAGACAAAAAAAGGCCTGATAAACAAATAGTTACCCTATGCTCACAAAGTTGAGTTGGCCACAGGGCATGCCAGGCCTGCTAATTTTATAGCAAAAAATAAAAATGCTATATCATTATTTACCGAAAATTATGATTATTTATGCAAATAATTCTGCGAGTTTTTCACCCGGATTTTCAGCACGCATAAAGGTCTCACCCACTAAGAAGCTATTGACATGATGTTCACGCATTTTAGCCACATCTTCTGGCCCTAGAATGCCGCTTTCGGTAATCACAATTCGGTCTTCTGGAATCTTATCTAACATACGAATAGTGGTTTCTAAGGAAACATCAAAAGTGTGTAAATCACGGTTATTAATACCAATCATTGGCAATGGTAAACGTAAAGCACGCTCTAACTCTTCTTCATTATGTACTTCAATTAATACATCCATACCTAGAGTTAAAGCAGTTTGCGTAAGCTCATACATTTGTGCATCACCAATCGCCGCGGCAATCAATAAAATACAGTCTGCCCCAATCACTCTTGCTTCATAGACTTGGTAGTCATCTACAATAAAGTCTTTACGAATAATCGGCAAATCAACTGCTTCACGCACCTGCATTAGGTATTCATTTGAACCTTGAAAGAAGTCTTTATCGGTTAACACAGACAAACAAGCCGCACCATTATCTTGGTAACTTTTAGCGATTTCTACCGGATCAAACGGGTCACGCAAAACACCTTTGCTAGGTGAAGCTTTTTTGATTTCTGCAATCACCGCTGATTGCCCAGCATCCAACTTAGCCTGCATAGCATCAGCAAACCCTTTGGTTGGACTGGTTGCGGCCATCATTGCCTTTTGCTTCATCTCTCTTAATGGAATACGGTCGCAACCTTCTTGAATTTCTTCAAGCTTACGGAATATGATTTTTTTTAAAATGGTTGGTGTACCGCTTGATTTGCCACTCATAAAGACTTCCTTTCTATCGCATCACATACTCGATGTAACGTCTTTTTATAATTATTTTTGCTCGGATGAGACTTGCTCAATACCTTCTGGAACTCGCCACAGAAAGAAGAGCAACATTACGGCTATGCCAATTAACATGCATTGTAGCCACAACTTACCCATTAATACGGCAATGGAAATTGTAAACATGACTACAATCACCCAAGTCGCTCTAATTTTGGTAACACGCAACATGGTATGTTCACGTTCCCAACGTTGTAGATCTTGACCAATCCAACGATTATTCAGTAAAGCCAGGTGAAATCTTGGTGAACTTTTAGCAAAACACCCTGCGGCTAAAATCATAAACGGAGTGGTTGGTAATATGGGTAACACCACACCTACCAGGCCTGTAAAAAAGAATACAACACCCAATATAAGATACATTTGACGTTTAACAATATGCACCATGGTTTTAAAACTCTATCAGGCTTGGGCTCTTATTCAGACGAAAATAAGGCGATATTATGATGCTTGGTTAAATGATCGCGTTTTTGCAATAAACTCATCGAGTTTAGCTTGCGCTAATCCGTTAGCAATTACTTTTTTAGCTAAGTTAACACCATCTGCATAAGAATCTGCCAAACCAGCCACATAAATAGAAGCACCTGCATTCAAACACACAATGTCTT
Encoded here:
- the speE gene encoding polyamine aminopropyltransferase: MKKNYLETLYPTWGQQFVMDEVLFEVDTGHQHLVIFNNGQWGTVMALDGVIQTTEKDEFIYHEMMVHVPMLAHGEAKKVLIIGGGDGGILREVLKHQNVESVTQVEIDQQVIDMCIQYLPNHSAGAYDNPKANIVIADGVDFVNECTEKFDVIISDSTDPMGPGEVLFTSRFYQGIKNCLNEGGVFVAQNGVSFMQTEEVTTTHKRLSPLFTEASFYSGAVPTYVGGIMTFAWATDNLALKNVSLETIEARYKAANLSTRFYTPAVHKGSFALPQYVLDAIQ
- the speD gene encoding adenosylmethionine decarboxylase, translated to MPNSENVLVTGNDHFEVIEKTTVIDDSWPTHDQAVEDQTQDHFICRNGKTYAGTHLIIDLWGATELDNLKVMEAALREAVEKAKATLLHIHLHHFTPNGGISGVAVLAESHISVHSWPERNYAAFDVFMCGDSEPEKAIDVLKAAFTPTEVKVETILRGEVVEETLAIA
- a CDS encoding 2OG-Fe(II) oxygenase, which translates into the protein MTFSPENINQLLDSLVEQGWYEWPNAISDSICDSLLAEIETYDELGALQRAGIGRGEQHQLNSSVRRDEIKWLDGRSESQLQYFAAMKSLQTEMNRALFLGLFEYECHYALYPEGGFYKTHRDSFKGQANRMVTTVLYLNPDWQDDWGGELVLYDDSETQQIAIIKPQMGKLVVFMSEQIPHEVLPTKQPRASIAGWFRLNTSTAVAIDPPL
- a CDS encoding RMD1 family protein; its protein translation is MSTQSVTLISINMPVVLSRMQIAETLQIQLHKGIEACYYAELENNRYLFFTEFSVLTFVNWPQQQIVETLSLLGIKNAEHFKENVFHQDYLIMENSEVNQGSSVSNDLITLSEFSLWPLMVVALVVSQSVGLERFEVKVNHYFSKGRDMVNDSGRLGWMKRHKFADYAEEISLLRHDMVLDLRLLDKPNVLWDNENYEHLYNRLAEALDLNDRFEVVSYKLNTLKEDIGMMMDLYNHKHSSFLEWIIIWLIVAEVVMSLLGIFGVVNH
- the trpC gene encoding indole-3-glycerol phosphate synthase TrpC is translated as MSGKSSGTPTILKKIIFRKLEEIQEGCDRIPLREMKQKAMMAATSPTKGFADAMQAKLDAGQSAVIAEIKKASPSKGVLRDPFDPVEIAKSYQDNGAACLSVLTDKDFFQGSNEYLMQVREAVDLPIIRKDFIVDDYQVYEARVIGADCILLIAAAIGDAQMYELTQTALTLGMDVLIEVHNEEELERALRLPLPMIGINNRDLHTFDVSLETTIRMLDKIPEDRIVITESGILGPEDVAKMREHHVNSFLVGETFMRAENPGEKLAELFA
- a CDS encoding YbaN family protein is translated as MVHIVKRQMYLILGVVFFFTGLVGVVLPILPTTPFMILAAGCFAKSSPRFHLALLNNRWIGQDLQRWEREHTMLRVTKIRATWVIVVMFTISIAVLMGKLWLQCMLIGIAVMLLFFLWRVPEGIEQVSSEQK